The Agelaius phoeniceus isolate bAgePho1 chromosome 4, bAgePho1.hap1, whole genome shotgun sequence genome includes a region encoding these proteins:
- the LOC143693935 gene encoding uncharacterized protein LOC143693935 isoform X2, translating into MKMFKTIPVFILLFTGYLCNAQEEDTTLDASPIKEFATTGYYTVGTTPDPQQSDHDPGLPTPEGRSLPTLVVAGVSIALVLLCILIVAIFWYAWKKSQEGSIELNPIPYGEAGVSLRSLSVPENQQEWPFERAVQ; encoded by the exons atgaagatgTTTAAGACAATACCTGTGTTCATTCTGTTGTTTACAG gatATCTTTGTAACGctcaggaggaagacacaacattgGATGCTTCACCCATTAAGGAATTTGCTACAACAGGTTACTACACTGTGGGTACTACACCAGACCCACAGCAGAGTGATCATGATCCAG GTCTACCAACTCCAGAAG GAAGAAGTCTGCCAACTCTAGTAG TGGCAGGAGTCAGCATTGCCCTTGTGTTGCTTTGTATTCTTATAGTTGCTATTTTTTGGTATGCATGGAAAAAATCACAA GAAGGTTCAATTGAGCTCAATCCCATCCCCTACGGTGAGGCTGGAGTGTCCCTACGGAGCCTTTCGGTGCCTGAGAACCAGCAGGAGTGGCCTTTTGAGAGAGCAGTGCAGTGA
- the LOC143693935 gene encoding uncharacterized protein LOC143693935 isoform X3, which yields MKMFKTIPVFILLFTGYLCNAQEEDTTLDASPIKEFATTGYYTVGTTPDPQQSDHDPEISLPTPEGRSLPTLVGRFN from the exons atgaagatgTTTAAGACAATACCTGTGTTCATTCTGTTGTTTACAG gatATCTTTGTAACGctcaggaggaagacacaacattgGATGCTTCACCCATTAAGGAATTTGCTACAACAGGTTACTACACTGTGGGTACTACACCAGACCCACAGCAGAGTGATCATGATCCAG AAATAAGTCTACCAACTCCAGAAG GAAGAAGTCTGCCAACTCTAGTAG GAAGGTTCAATTGA
- the LOC143693935 gene encoding uncharacterized protein LOC143693935 isoform X1 codes for MKMFKTIPVFILLFTGYLCNAQEEDTTLDASPIKEFATTGYYTVGTTPDPQQSDHDPEISLPTPEGRSLPTLVVAGVSIALVLLCILIVAIFWYAWKKSQEGSIELNPIPYGEAGVSLRSLSVPENQQEWPFERAVQ; via the exons atgaagatgTTTAAGACAATACCTGTGTTCATTCTGTTGTTTACAG gatATCTTTGTAACGctcaggaggaagacacaacattgGATGCTTCACCCATTAAGGAATTTGCTACAACAGGTTACTACACTGTGGGTACTACACCAGACCCACAGCAGAGTGATCATGATCCAG AAATAAGTCTACCAACTCCAGAAG GAAGAAGTCTGCCAACTCTAGTAG TGGCAGGAGTCAGCATTGCCCTTGTGTTGCTTTGTATTCTTATAGTTGCTATTTTTTGGTATGCATGGAAAAAATCACAA GAAGGTTCAATTGAGCTCAATCCCATCCCCTACGGTGAGGCTGGAGTGTCCCTACGGAGCCTTTCGGTGCCTGAGAACCAGCAGGAGTGGCCTTTTGAGAGAGCAGTGCAGTGA